A genome region from Gemmatimonadaceae bacterium includes the following:
- a CDS encoding group II intron maturase-specific domain-containing protein → MKERVRRITSRNGGRSIERVVAALRSYLVGWKEYFRLADTPAVFEDVDKWLHRRLRMLMLKQWKRGRTMYRELQRRGVGGAALWIAARYGRSWWHVAAHKALNIALPGRYFESLGVPRLCIRETSIL, encoded by the coding sequence ATGAAAGAGCGCGTCCGGCGGATCACGAGCCGGAACGGTGGACGCAGCATCGAGCGGGTAGTGGCGGCGCTGCGGAGTTACTTGGTGGGGTGGAAGGAATATTTCCGCCTCGCCGACACGCCCGCAGTCTTTGAGGACGTGGACAAGTGGCTTCATCGCCGGCTGCGCATGCTCATGCTGAAACAGTGGAAGCGCGGGCGGACCATGTATCGAGAGTTGCAGCGTCGCGGAGTCGGCGGAGCTGCTCTTTGGATCGCGGCACGCTACGGGCGAAGCTGGTGGCATGTGGCAGCGCACAAGGCGCTCAACATCGCTCTTCCGGGTCGGTACTTCGAGTCACTGGGCGTACCGCGCCTATGTATTCGCGAAACCTCAATACTCTGA
- a CDS encoding tetratricopeptide repeat protein codes for MIRFFSHFPLSPGKVIVAAVALASGVAGCGDRSPASSDSAQTGMPDLNSDAAQMALGLELVNRNDPNKAAEVFRGILQRNPTHYGARFQLAAALDRAGKPAEARAIWIVVLGAAESVKDTVTAQTARMRLAQPDTVSEAGMMSEGLSLLYTRNDPALAAEQFRKVLERNPTHYGANYQIAVALGRSGKSAEARPYWEKVLAMAEKIKDRATADTARARLGR; via the coding sequence ATGATCCGCTTCTTTTCTCATTTCCCGCTCTCACCCGGCAAGGTGATCGTCGCCGCTGTCGCGCTCGCTTCGGGAGTAGCGGGATGTGGCGATCGCTCGCCCGCGAGCAGCGATTCGGCCCAGACCGGGATGCCCGACCTCAATTCAGACGCTGCCCAAATGGCGCTGGGGCTTGAGCTCGTCAACCGCAACGATCCCAACAAAGCCGCGGAGGTATTCCGTGGGATCTTGCAGCGGAATCCAACGCACTATGGTGCTCGCTTCCAGCTTGCGGCAGCTCTCGACCGCGCCGGAAAACCCGCCGAGGCCCGGGCGATCTGGATAGTTGTGCTTGGCGCAGCGGAAAGCGTAAAGGATACGGTCACCGCCCAGACCGCCCGGATGCGTTTGGCACAACCCGATACGGTCAGCGAGGCGGGGATGATGAGTGAAGGGCTGAGCCTTTTGTACACCCGGAACGATCCGGCGCTGGCGGCCGAACAGTTTCGGAAGGTGCTTGAAAGGAATCCGACACACTATGGTGCGAATTACCAGATTGCAGTCGCGCTCGGACGTTCCGGAAAGTCAGCGGAAGCGAGACCGTATTGGGAAAAGGTTCTCGCGATGGCCGAGAAGATCAAGGACCGGGCGACGGCCGACACAGCCAGGGCCAGGCTTGGGCGATAG